One Epinephelus moara isolate mb chromosome 20, YSFRI_EMoa_1.0, whole genome shotgun sequence genomic window carries:
- the has3 gene encoding hyaluronan synthase 3 — MPSRCRNALNIVVTTLFAAVVLFTILLAYVTGYQFIHTEQHHLSFGLYGAFLSLHLFLQSLFAFLEHRQMRSPSRPQHLRRSVALCIAAFQEDPDYLRKCLRSVRRISFPGLKVVLVVDGNRPEDRYMVDIFQEVMGGADQAGSMVWKGNYHSDGSGGGGVGGGGRSTVHMEEAARVARLVRGCRYSCIMQEWGGKREVMYTAFKALGDSVDYVQVCDSDTVLDPACTIEMLKILEDDPMVGGVGGDVQILNKYDSWISFLSSVRYWMAFNIERACQSYFGCVQCISGPLGMYRNSLLQRFLEPWYHQTFLGSKCSFGDDRHLTNRVLSFGYKTKFTARSQCQTETPTQYLRWLNQQTRWSKSYFREWLYNALWFHKHSLWMTYESVVTGFFPFFLVATVIHLFYRGRLWNILLFLLTVQLVGMVKATYACFLRGSLVMIFMSLYSLLYMSSLLPAKIFALLTINKAGWGTSGRRKIVINFIGAVPVTVWAMVLLGGVAYTVYCETQEPFSETEKVLLIAGTILYACYWLILLVLYLAIVAKRCNKREEQYHLPYAEA, encoded by the exons ATGCCCTCTCGCTGCAGGAATGCGCTGAACATCGTGGTCACCACCCTTTTTGCTGCGGTGGTCCTCTTCACCATCCTGCTGGCCTATGTCACAG GCTACCAGTTCATCCACACTGAGCAGCACCACCTCTCCTTCGGCCTCTATGGTgccttcctctccctccatctcttcctccagAGCCTCTTTGCCTTCCTGGAGCATCGACAGATGAGGAGCCCCTCCCGGCCCCAGCACCTCCGTCGCTCTGTGGCTCTCTGCATTGCCGCCTTCCAAGAGGACCCAGACTACTTGAGGAAGTGCCTGCGCAGTGTCCGCCGAATCTCCTTCCCTGGCCTGAaggtggtgctggtggtggatGGGAACCGGCCTGAGGACCGCTACATGGTGGACATTTTCCAAGAGGTGATGGGCGGGGCTGACCAGGCTGGCAGTATGGTGTGGAAGGGAAACTACCACAGTGATGGGAGCGGTGGAGGAGGAGTcggaggtggagggaggagcACGGTGCACATGGAGGAGGCAGCACGAGTGGCTCGGCTGGTCAGAGGCTGCCGCTACTCTTGCATCATGCAGGAGTGGGGAGGGAAAAGAGAAGTGATGTACACTGCCTTTAAAGCACTGGGGGACAGTGTGGATTATGTGCAG GTGTGTGACTCAGACACAGTTCTTGACCCAGCATGTACCATAGAAATGCTGAAGATCCTCGAGGACGATCCAATGGTGGGAGGTGTTGGTGGAGACGTACAG ATCCTTAACAAGTATGACTCATGGATCTCCTTCCTGAGCAGCGTACGCTACTGGATGGCCTTCAACATCGAGCGGGCCTGCCAGTCCTACTTTGGATGTGTCCAGTGTATCAGTGGCCCTCTGGGAATGTACAGGAACTCTTTGCTTCAGCGCTTCTTGGAGCCCTGGTACCACCAAACCTTCCTAGGCTCCAAGTGCAGCTTTGGCGATGACCGCCACCTCACCAATCGGGTGCTCAGCTTCGGCTACAAGACAAAGTTCACAGCGCGATCGCAGTGCCAGACTGAAACACCAACCCAGTACCTACGTTGGCTCAACCAGCAGACTCGATGGAGCAAGTCTTACTTCCGCGAGTGGCTCTACAATGCCCTGTGGTTCCACAAGCACAGCCTCTGGATGACCTATGAGTCAGTGGTCACCGGCTTCTTCCCTTTCTTCTTGGTTGCCACGGTCATCCATCTCTTCTATCGTGGAAGGCTATGGAACATCCTTCTCTTCTTATTGACAGTCCAACTGGTTGGAATGGTGAAGGCCACCTACGCCTGTTTCCTGCGTGGCAGCCTAGTCATGATCTTTATGTCCCTCTACTCCTTGCTCTACATGTCCAGCTTGCTCCCTGCCAAAATATTTGCCCTGCTCACCATCAACAAGGCCGGGTGGGGCACTTCAGGCCGCAGGAAGATTGTGATCAACTTCATTGGTGCTGTGCCTGTCACAGTGTGGGCTATGGTGCTGCTTGGAGGTGTGGCGTATACAGTCTACTGTGAAACACAGGAGCCATTTAGTGAGACAGAGAAAGTCTTGTTGATAGCAGGGACGATACTCTATGCCTGCTACTGGCTCATTCTGCTGGTGCTCTACCTGGCAATCGTAGCCAAACGGTGCAACAAGAGGGAAGAGCAGTATCACCTGCCATATGCAGAGGCATAA